One Peribacillus simplex NBRC 15720 = DSM 1321 genomic region harbors:
- a CDS encoding protealysin inhibitor emfourin: MHIKFSCIGGFANLDLNFQIDTDELPKEQNEELQNLMKTADLPNAAESKMAGVKAQGADAFSYQLDIADEKKKQSFSFTDITAPEEVRPLLDYLRNLAIEIKMAE, encoded by the coding sequence ATGCATATCAAATTTAGCTGCATAGGGGGATTTGCCAACCTCGACTTGAATTTCCAGATAGATACGGATGAATTGCCGAAAGAGCAAAATGAGGAATTGCAGAACTTAATGAAGACAGCTGACCTTCCTAATGCTGCCGAAAGTAAAATGGCTGGAGTTAAAGCTCAAGGAGCGGACGCGTTTTCATACCAGCTGGATATAGCAGATGAAAAGAAGAAGCAGTCTTTCTCGTTTACTGACATAACAGCTCCAGAGGAAGTACGGCCCTTATTGGATTATCTGCGGAATTTAGCGATTGAAATAAAGATGGCAGAATAA
- a CDS encoding competence protein ComK: MIRKNYLLNTETVGMMERYDADGVEMTTVVEGDGTFHVAQPRQEILNNSLNHFGLDLDGGLVAAKSVLGGKYRLPVCINAQLGMVWFSSRSFRKRGGVWFSYIHIRDLEEMNEKETLVHTNYGHCLPVNLSKNQLAFKRDQASYLHTTFHERSLGKKTLYYEPGSGITFCKEPGEVHYRVKGKE, translated from the coding sequence ATGATACGAAAAAACTATTTATTGAATACGGAAACGGTAGGAATGATGGAGCGTTACGATGCCGATGGTGTGGAGATGACTACAGTAGTAGAAGGAGACGGCACATTCCATGTTGCCCAACCGCGCCAGGAAATCCTGAATAACTCGTTAAACCACTTTGGATTGGATCTGGATGGCGGACTTGTAGCAGCCAAATCCGTGCTTGGCGGAAAATACAGACTGCCCGTCTGCATAAACGCCCAGCTGGGAATGGTCTGGTTCTCCTCACGCTCATTCCGGAAAAGAGGAGGAGTCTGGTTTTCCTACATCCACATTCGTGACTTAGAGGAAATGAACGAAAAAGAAACGCTGGTCCACACAAACTATGGACATTGCCTTCCTGTTAACTTAAGCAAAAATCAGCTCGCCTTCAAAAGGGACCAGGCATCCTATCTGCATACGACCTTCCATGAACGCTCTTTAGGCAAAAAGACTTTATATTACGAACCGGGAAGCGGAATCACCTTTTGCAAAGAACCGGGGGAGGTCCATTACAGAGTGAAGGGGAAGGAATGA
- a CDS encoding excalibur calcium-binding domain-containing protein yields the protein MKRLFAILLSLGLVLGLSFGANDVASAKTKVKTYKNCTALNKDYKGGVARTSSVKNKGGKTKYKPHVSKALYDANSSRDRDKDLIACER from the coding sequence TTGAAACGATTATTTGCTATTTTACTATCTTTAGGACTAGTTTTGGGTCTCTCGTTTGGCGCGAATGATGTTGCCAGTGCCAAAACAAAGGTGAAGACGTATAAAAACTGTACAGCATTGAATAAAGACTACAAAGGAGGCGTAGCTCGTACATCTTCCGTTAAAAATAAAGGAGGAAAAACGAAATACAAACCTCACGTTTCAAAGGCCCTATATGATGCCAATAGTTCAAGAGATCGTGATAAAGACTTGATTGCTTGTGAAAGATAA
- a CDS encoding Nramp family divalent metal transporter has product MNNLKNQSNLAESTVIVPEVESKKSNFITKFKTAYGPGILAVLTWLGAGDLVTSSVAGADYGYSLMWILALSLVLRFLIVNIIARFQLCNTEGLTILEGYGRIHPFFGYFMFGYALIMGHLFNAYMIKGAGEVLSTLFHVNQPFLASMVVVGLVFMLIGRNIYNRIESVMKVLLALLTIAFLFLAIQATPDVGQIIKGTVGFSIPSDTGVHGALLVAISIIGAVAGSISNFVHPYFMREKGWTKPSHVKVQRNDLLFAIGVCIVINLAIWVVGAEILKPNGIHVETIDDLAMALQMSLGQFGWYIFYLGVFGVLFASIVGKSTGFPRLIVDAFYVINKNRREKYNGKYEKDPMFKWIMIFVLVTPLIWSIPGMPGFIALTIGVNAINIIGFPIIAIGMLVLSNQKSLMGKYKNNWFENIVLTLASILAVWSAVQLASTFF; this is encoded by the coding sequence GTGAATAACTTGAAAAATCAATCAAATCTTGCTGAATCCACTGTGATTGTTCCTGAGGTCGAAAGTAAGAAATCAAATTTCATCACGAAGTTTAAAACCGCCTATGGTCCAGGAATTCTTGCCGTGTTAACGTGGCTTGGAGCTGGGGATCTGGTGACTTCTTCTGTTGCTGGTGCAGATTATGGATATAGTTTAATGTGGATTTTAGCTCTGTCATTAGTACTTCGTTTTCTTATCGTTAATATTATTGCCCGGTTCCAGCTTTGTAACACAGAGGGGTTAACCATTCTTGAAGGCTATGGACGTATTCATCCATTTTTCGGTTACTTTATGTTTGGTTATGCATTAATCATGGGTCATCTTTTTAATGCCTATATGATTAAGGGAGCGGGAGAGGTATTATCGACCCTATTCCATGTTAATCAGCCATTCTTAGCTTCAATGGTAGTTGTAGGATTAGTGTTTATGCTTATAGGCAGAAATATTTATAATAGAATTGAAAGTGTAATGAAAGTGCTTTTGGCATTATTGACCATTGCCTTCTTGTTCCTAGCCATTCAAGCAACACCGGATGTGGGGCAAATCATTAAAGGAACAGTTGGTTTTAGCATTCCAAGTGATACTGGCGTTCATGGAGCATTATTGGTGGCGATTTCAATTATAGGTGCAGTGGCAGGATCGATTTCGAACTTTGTACATCCCTATTTCATGAGGGAAAAGGGCTGGACGAAGCCGAGTCATGTCAAGGTTCAAAGAAATGACTTACTGTTTGCCATCGGAGTTTGCATTGTGATTAATTTAGCCATTTGGGTTGTTGGAGCAGAAATTTTAAAACCGAATGGAATTCATGTGGAAACGATTGATGACTTGGCAATGGCATTACAAATGTCGTTAGGACAATTTGGCTGGTACATTTTTTATCTTGGGGTATTTGGCGTATTGTTCGCGAGTATAGTAGGGAAGTCAACTGGTTTTCCAAGATTGATAGTAGATGCCTTTTACGTAATAAATAAAAACCGACGCGAAAAGTACAATGGTAAATATGAAAAAGATCCAATGTTTAAATGGATTATGATTTTCGTATTAGTTACGCCGCTTATTTGGTCAATTCCCGGCATGCCTGGTTTCATTGCCTTAACAATTGGCGTAAATGCAATAAACATCATCGGTTTTCCAATTATTGCAATTGGGATGCTAGTGTTATCAAATCAAAAAAGCTTGATGGGAAAATATAAAAACAATTGGTTCGAAAATATAGTTTTAACTTTGGCGTCAATTTTAGCGGTTTGGTCAGCAGTTCAATTAGCTTCTACCTTTTTTTAA
- a CDS encoding 2-hydroxyacid dehydrogenase, whose product MKPKVIIYKKVDQEVLDYIQETCDVVYFEGLDSQNHPKFLQELKNAQGILGSGLKVDKTLLDQAPQLKIVCNSSVGYDNLDVTELSNRGIMASNTPEVLNETVADTIMGLILSTARRMPELDQMVKSGQWTSNIGEKSFGLDVHHKVLGIIGMGGIGSAVSKRARFGFDMNILYHNRSRNEEAEQKYGATYCSLEDLLKQSDFVCLMTPLTPQTEKMMGEKEFKLMKETAIFINCSRGKTVDEEALITALKTGEIHAAGLDVFVQEPVQEDNPLLSMKNVVTLPHIGSATYETRLKMAMLAATNLVAGLQGETPPTLIKAGVKVK is encoded by the coding sequence ATGAAACCGAAAGTAATCATCTATAAGAAAGTGGATCAAGAAGTATTGGATTATATTCAAGAGACTTGTGATGTCGTTTATTTTGAGGGTCTTGACTCACAAAATCATCCCAAATTCCTTCAAGAGCTGAAGAACGCACAAGGTATATTAGGGTCAGGATTAAAGGTTGATAAAACTTTACTGGATCAAGCACCGCAATTAAAAATCGTCTGTAATTCATCGGTTGGTTACGACAATTTGGATGTAACGGAGTTGTCCAATCGAGGAATTATGGCGTCGAACACTCCCGAGGTATTGAACGAGACAGTCGCAGATACGATTATGGGCTTGATACTGTCCACAGCGAGAAGAATGCCTGAGTTGGATCAAATGGTAAAGTCAGGGCAATGGACATCGAATATCGGAGAAAAATCGTTTGGGTTGGACGTCCATCATAAAGTATTAGGCATTATCGGTATGGGCGGAATAGGCTCTGCCGTTTCAAAAAGGGCCCGATTTGGATTCGATATGAACATCTTATATCACAATAGATCTAGAAACGAAGAAGCAGAACAAAAGTATGGAGCTACATACTGTTCTCTGGAAGATCTGTTAAAGCAATCTGATTTTGTCTGCTTGATGACACCGCTAACTCCCCAAACTGAAAAGATGATGGGGGAAAAAGAATTCAAGCTCATGAAAGAAACCGCCATTTTCATCAATTGTTCAAGAGGGAAAACAGTGGATGAAGAAGCCTTGATCACTGCGCTTAAAACTGGTGAAATTCACGCAGCAGGACTGGATGTCTTTGTACAGGAGCCCGTCCAGGAAGACAACCCGCTGCTTTCCATGAAGAATGTCGTCACTTTGCCTCATATCGGTTCCGCAACATATGAAACCCGTCTGAAAATGGCGATGCTGGCCGCAACCAACCTTGTAGCCGGATTACAGGGGGAAACTCCGCCTACCTTGATTAAAGCTGGTGTAAAGGTAAAGTGA
- the aspA gene encoding aspartate ammonia-lyase, which translates to MSTIHLNHNVRIEKDFLGSKQVPVHAYYGIQTLRAVENFPITGYRIHEELIKALAIVKKAAALANMDTKRLYDGLGKMIIQAADEVIEGKWHDHFIVDPIQGGAGTSMNMNANEVIANRALELLGKDKGDYVQLSPNSHVNMSQSTNDVFPSSIHIATLLSLEKLLNTMEYMLTIFRKKAQQFDNVIKMGRTHLQDAVPIRLGQEFEAYSRVIERDIKRIQQSRQHLYEINMGATAVGTGLNADPRYIESVVEHLADISGLPLVGAEHLVDATQNTDAYTEVSAALKICMMNMSKIANDLRLMASGPRAGLAEINLPARQPGSSIMPGKVNPVMPEMINQVAFQVIGNDHTICLASEAGQLELNVMEPVLVFNLLQSISIMNNAFRAFTDYCLVDIEANEDRLKENVEKSVGIITAVNPHIGYEVAARIAREAILKGKSVRELCLQYDVLTEEELDLILNPYEMTNPGISGAELFDRS; encoded by the coding sequence ATGTCAACAATCCATCTAAATCATAACGTCCGTATTGAGAAAGATTTCTTAGGATCAAAACAAGTACCAGTGCATGCATACTATGGTATCCAAACATTGCGTGCAGTCGAAAACTTTCCGATTACAGGCTATCGCATTCATGAAGAATTGATTAAAGCGTTGGCTATCGTGAAAAAAGCAGCGGCTTTAGCAAATATGGATACTAAACGTTTGTACGATGGTCTTGGTAAAATGATCATTCAGGCAGCAGACGAAGTAATCGAAGGCAAATGGCATGATCATTTTATCGTGGATCCCATTCAGGGCGGTGCAGGTACATCAATGAATATGAACGCAAACGAAGTCATTGCTAACCGTGCCCTCGAATTGCTCGGAAAAGACAAAGGGGACTATGTTCAATTAAGTCCAAATAGCCATGTGAACATGTCACAATCAACAAACGATGTGTTCCCGAGTTCGATTCATATCGCCACTCTTCTTTCACTCGAAAAATTGTTAAATACGATGGAATATATGCTTACTATCTTCAGGAAAAAGGCCCAACAATTTGACAATGTGATTAAAATGGGACGGACACATCTTCAAGATGCAGTGCCTATCCGTCTTGGTCAAGAGTTTGAAGCATATAGCCGTGTAATTGAGCGTGATATTAAACGCATACAGCAATCACGCCAGCATTTATATGAGATAAATATGGGTGCAACAGCTGTGGGAACAGGATTGAATGCAGACCCTCGCTACATCGAAAGTGTGGTTGAACATTTGGCGGATATTAGCGGGCTTCCGCTTGTTGGGGCAGAGCATCTTGTGGATGCGACACAAAATACAGATGCTTATACAGAAGTCTCTGCTGCATTGAAAATATGTATGATGAATATGTCCAAAATAGCGAACGACCTACGTTTAATGGCCTCAGGACCCCGTGCGGGCCTTGCGGAAATTAACTTGCCGGCTCGTCAGCCAGGTTCATCCATCATGCCGGGAAAAGTCAATCCGGTCATGCCTGAAATGATCAATCAAGTAGCGTTCCAGGTTATTGGCAATGACCATACCATTTGCCTGGCATCTGAAGCGGGTCAGCTTGAACTGAACGTGATGGAACCTGTGCTTGTGTTCAATTTACTTCAATCCATCAGCATTATGAACAATGCATTCCGTGCCTTTACAGACTACTGTCTGGTAGATATTGAAGCAAACGAAGACCGTCTAAAAGAGAATGTCGAAAAAAGCGTAGGGATTATCACTGCTGTTAATCCGCATATTGGATACGAAGTGGCAGCGCGTATCGCACGGGAAGCCATTTTAAAAGGTAAATCAGTACGTGAACTATGCCTGCAGTATGATGTGTTAACAGAGGAAGAGCTTGATCTTATTTTAAATCCTTACGAGATGACAAACCCAGGTATTTCTGGGGCTGAGCTGTTTGATAGATCGTAA
- a CDS encoding cation:dicarboxylate symporter family transporter, translated as MKKFGLATQIFVALVLGIVVGALFHGNETAMAIMVPIGDIFIHLIKMIVIPIVMAALVVSIAGVGDIKKLGKLGGKTLLYFEIVTTIAIVIGLLAANLFHPGSGLDTSNLEKSDISKYEETTKTAESSGFGETISHIVPQNVFESMAQADLLPIIFFSVLFGLGVAAIGEKGKPILGFFEGVLEVMFWVTNLVMKFAPFGVFALIGVTVAKFGITTLIPLGNLVVAVYVTMVFFVFVILGIIAKMSGTSIFVILKVLKDELILAFTTASSESVLPRLMDKMEKFGCSKSITSFVIPTGYTFNLDGSSIYQALASLFVAQMYGIDLSITQQITLLLVLMLTSKGMAGVPGASFVVVLTTLGSMGLPVEGVAFIAGIDRILDMGRSAVNVVGNSLAAIVMSKWEGEFDQDKANHYVDSIKQSDVA; from the coding sequence ATGAAAAAGTTTGGCTTAGCTACTCAAATTTTTGTTGCACTTGTACTAGGTATCGTTGTCGGTGCTTTATTCCATGGTAATGAAACAGCCATGGCCATTATGGTACCTATCGGCGATATTTTCATTCATTTAATTAAAATGATTGTCATCCCGATCGTCATGGCTGCATTAGTAGTCTCCATAGCGGGAGTCGGCGATATTAAGAAACTAGGAAAATTAGGCGGGAAGACTCTTCTTTATTTCGAGATTGTCACCACAATTGCCATTGTTATTGGATTACTGGCGGCAAACTTGTTCCATCCAGGGTCTGGTTTAGATACAAGCAATCTTGAAAAAAGTGATATTTCAAAATACGAAGAAACAACAAAGACGGCTGAAAGCAGTGGCTTTGGAGAAACAATTTCTCATATTGTTCCTCAAAATGTATTTGAATCAATGGCTCAAGCGGATTTATTACCGATTATCTTCTTTTCTGTTTTATTCGGCTTAGGTGTGGCTGCGATAGGCGAAAAAGGAAAGCCTATTCTTGGATTCTTTGAAGGTGTGTTGGAAGTAATGTTTTGGGTGACGAATCTAGTCATGAAATTTGCCCCCTTTGGCGTGTTTGCACTCATAGGTGTAACCGTTGCGAAATTCGGTATCACAACATTAATTCCTTTAGGGAATCTAGTAGTTGCTGTTTATGTGACGATGGTATTCTTTGTGTTCGTCATTCTTGGAATTATAGCGAAAATGTCTGGGACAAGCATTTTTGTTATCTTGAAAGTGTTAAAGGATGAACTGATTTTGGCATTTACAACAGCAAGTTCAGAGTCGGTATTACCAAGGCTTATGGACAAAATGGAGAAGTTTGGCTGCTCGAAATCCATTACTTCTTTTGTTATTCCAACAGGCTATACGTTTAATCTAGACGGCTCATCGATTTACCAAGCACTTGCTTCACTTTTCGTGGCACAAATGTATGGTATTGATCTATCCATTACACAACAGATTACTTTGTTACTAGTATTGATGTTAACGTCAAAAGGAATGGCTGGCGTTCCGGGTGCGTCATTTGTTGTTGTTTTAACAACACTTGGTTCTATGGGACTGCCGGTGGAAGGTGTTGCGTTCATTGCCGGTATCGACCGAATTTTGGATATGGGAAGATCAGCGGTAAATGTCGTGGGGAACTCATTAGCGGCGATTGTCATGTCGAAGTGGGAAGGCGAATTTGACCAGGATAAAGCAAACCATTACGTTGATTCAATTAAACAATCAGACGTAGCATAA
- a CDS encoding sensor histidine kinase translates to MKKSIRILLLIMIAVPLAGEFKFYPFDDTFRVSLGTPVFFLFLLWGRGNHPIIAGILTGMSVFVFRFSLAVGIRDISVEEAMYLHAPAFFYYFIYAFAFHKTKLNERHDQPLMIGLLGVLIELSASVSEMAIRSFLANQDTPLLAIEQLVLIAFIRSFFVLGFFNILKLREAKFAEAEQRMQKEQMLLFISSLYEESVQLKKTMQNAEEITRTCYDFYRRLKSGGTNGSDAQTALQIAGLVHEIKKDNQRIYAGLSELMSSENLQEYMNIDELGNIMIVSNRRYAESLRKDISFSLHIDGNHPHYHVYMVLSLINNLLANAVEAINEEGYVSLHVKRKDQFVEFCISDDGPGIAPKQKEVIFTAGYTKKFDEAGNPSTGIGLSYVKQTVEKFGGHIRLMDNYKETVFIVEIPIDAIMGRKG, encoded by the coding sequence TTGAAAAAGAGTATAAGGATATTACTATTGATTATGATTGCGGTGCCTCTTGCGGGTGAATTTAAGTTTTATCCATTCGACGATACATTCAGAGTCAGTTTGGGAACCCCCGTCTTTTTCTTGTTTTTACTATGGGGGAGGGGGAACCACCCGATTATTGCAGGCATATTAACGGGAATGAGTGTGTTTGTTTTTCGTTTTTCACTGGCTGTCGGGATACGGGACATATCTGTTGAGGAAGCGATGTATCTTCATGCTCCAGCCTTTTTCTATTACTTCATCTACGCGTTCGCATTTCATAAAACGAAATTGAACGAACGGCACGATCAGCCGTTGATGATCGGGCTTTTAGGGGTATTGATCGAGCTTTCTGCAAGTGTATCGGAAATGGCGATCCGTTCCTTCTTGGCGAATCAGGACACACCCTTGCTGGCCATTGAACAACTCGTTTTAATCGCCTTTATTCGAAGCTTTTTCGTTCTCGGCTTTTTTAATATATTAAAGCTGAGAGAAGCAAAATTCGCAGAAGCGGAGCAGCGCATGCAAAAGGAACAAATGCTGCTTTTCATTTCAAGTTTGTATGAAGAATCGGTTCAACTGAAGAAAACGATGCAAAATGCGGAAGAAATCACCCGCACTTGTTATGACTTTTACCGTCGGTTAAAATCAGGGGGCACTAATGGAAGCGATGCGCAAACTGCGTTGCAGATTGCCGGTCTCGTGCATGAGATCAAAAAAGATAACCAGCGGATTTATGCGGGGCTGTCGGAACTCATGTCTTCCGAAAACCTGCAGGAATATATGAATATCGACGAGCTTGGTAACATCATGATCGTGTCCAATAGACGATATGCAGAGTCCCTTCGCAAAGATATTTCATTTTCCTTGCATATAGATGGTAACCATCCTCACTACCATGTATATATGGTATTATCATTAATAAATAATTTATTGGCCAATGCAGTGGAAGCCATAAATGAAGAGGGATACGTATCACTGCATGTGAAAAGGAAAGATCAATTCGTGGAGTTTTGCATCAGTGACGATGGCCCCGGCATAGCACCGAAGCAGAAGGAAGTCATTTTTACAGCAGGATATACAAAGAAATTCGATGAGGCGGGAAACCCTTCGACGGGAATTGGTTTATCGTATGTGAAACAAACTGTTGAAAAATTTGGAGGACATATCAGGCTAATGGATAACTATAAAGAAACCGTATTCATCGTAGAAATTCCGATTGATGCGATTATGGGGAGAAAGGGTTAA
- a CDS encoding response regulator: MNYFIIDDDPAIRGMLTEIIEDEDLGKVVGEAEDGSVVNNGLLFLKKADVVLIDLLMPIRDGIETIRTLADGFQGKFVMISQVESKELIGEAYRLGAEYYITKPLNQVEISCILNKVNERILVDQSIQGIQKSLNVFTGRPKSSKVSSFHTKNIMEAGRSLISDLGMIGEGGSEDLLNILGFLQNEKQRLGSAYTFPYLKEIFAGIAAEKLGFQAKEAEIQKEMKASEQRVRRALNQALIHIASLGLTDYMNPKFESYSSTFFDFSEVRKKMLELEDKSNKVSSQSRNNMKKFIQVLFMEARQMMK, translated from the coding sequence ATGAATTATTTCATTATAGATGACGATCCTGCCATTCGAGGAATGCTGACAGAGATAATTGAAGACGAAGATTTAGGCAAAGTGGTGGGAGAAGCAGAAGACGGATCGGTAGTGAATAATGGTTTACTGTTTTTAAAAAAAGCAGACGTTGTCCTAATTGATTTGCTCATGCCAATTAGGGACGGAATTGAAACGATCAGGACTCTTGCTGATGGATTTCAAGGAAAGTTTGTGATGATTTCGCAAGTGGAATCGAAAGAACTTATTGGAGAGGCGTACAGATTAGGGGCGGAATACTACATTACAAAACCGCTGAACCAAGTTGAAATTTCATGCATATTAAACAAAGTGAACGAGCGAATACTGGTGGATCAATCGATCCAGGGCATTCAAAAATCGTTGAACGTGTTTACGGGCCGCCCGAAGTCTTCGAAAGTGTCCTCCTTTCATACAAAAAATATTATGGAAGCCGGACGTTCCTTAATTTCCGATTTAGGTATGATTGGCGAAGGGGGAAGCGAGGATTTACTAAACATTTTAGGATTCCTCCAAAATGAAAAGCAAAGACTAGGTTCCGCCTACACGTTTCCATATTTAAAGGAAATTTTTGCTGGGATTGCTGCTGAAAAGCTGGGATTTCAAGCGAAAGAGGCCGAAATCCAGAAAGAAATGAAAGCTTCTGAGCAGCGTGTCCGTCGCGCTCTTAACCAGGCCCTCATCCATATCGCTTCATTAGGATTGACGGATTATATGAATCCAAAATTCGAATCCTATTCATCCACATTTTTTGATTTCTCGGAAGTCCGCAAAAAAATGCTGGAGCTAGAAGACAAGAGCAATAAAGTAAGCAGCCAGAGCCGTAATAACATGAAAAAGTTTATCCAAGTGCTGTTTATGGAAGCAAGACAGATGATGAAATAA
- a CDS encoding zinc ribbon domain-containing protein, translated as MKKYKTCQSCGMPLSKDELGGGTEKDGSKSTKYCSHCYMNGEFTQNITAIEMQKFVQNHMIENMKMPKFIAKFFSRGIPKLERWN; from the coding sequence ATGAAAAAATATAAAACATGTCAGAGTTGTGGAATGCCGCTTTCTAAAGATGAATTAGGTGGAGGAACTGAAAAAGATGGTAGTAAAAGTACTAAATATTGTAGTCATTGTTATATGAATGGTGAATTCACTCAAAATATCACTGCGATAGAAATGCAAAAATTTGTTCAAAATCATATGATCGAAAATATGAAAATGCCTAAATTTATTGCTAAGTTTTTTTCTAGAGGAATCCCAAAGTTAGAGCGATGGAATTAA